TCGCTACCGAGCCAGTTGTAACCATAGTTATAGAGTGCACGTGGTATCTCTGTCTGGTCACCGTTCTTGCGCCAGCGCCAGTTCACGGCAGAACTCTGGTTGGTGGTATCATACATCTTCTCCAAGCCCATGCGAGCGAAGTTCACTACCTTGAAACCGGTACGGAATACGAAGTTGGTACGCAATGACCAGTCGCCGTAGTTGAAGGTGAATCCGAAACCTCCCGAGAACTTAGGGTTTGAGTTGCCCAGATATACCATATCCAGTGAGTTGATGGTACCATCCTTGTTCACATCCTCGTAAATCACGTCACCACCGTCGAACTTGTAGGTTTCACTACCGTTGCTTGAGTTGTAGGTCATGCGCAATGGTGAACCGTCGGAACCGGTGATTACCTTGCCTTCCTTGTTCAGTGCCACAGGAGCTGTCTTGCCTGCTGGCAGGAACTCGTTGTTGATGTAGTCAACCAGCTGGCTGTTGCTCCAGTTGTTCTGGCGGCGGAGGTTGGTCAGGTAGTCGTAGGTATATTGATATACTCCGTGAGCACGCAATCCGAAGATTGATCCCAGTGCGTTACCCACCTGGATGCGCTTGAAGTACTTACCACGGCTGTCGGCTGTCCAGTCTTCATTGATACCATCGAGCACGGTAGGATCCATCTCGGTAATCTTGTTGAAGTTCTGAGCCACGTTGAAGCTGGCGCTCATAGAGAACTTGCCTGCCTTGATGAATCGGTTGCCCTGGATGTTCAACTCCCAACCCTTGTTTTCCATCGAACCGATGTTCTTCCATGCCAGCTTGGCAAAACCTGTCTGTGAGGCGATGCTCACACCTGAGTTCAGCAGGTCGTTGGTCTTCTTGTAGTAGTAGTTGAAGTCAGCCTCCAGCTTATCATCGAAGAGACCCAGGTTGGCACCGAGGTTCCATGATGTGGTCTTCTCCCATTTCAAATCTACCAGCTGCAAGCCATCTACCTTCGTAGCTGGCAGGGTAGTAGTACCGTTACCATAGATGTTACCTGACACATACTTGGCATACTGCAGGTACTCGCTGCTAGGAGCCTTACCGTTCACACCCCATGATGGGCGTACGGCGAGCATGGAGAGTACATTGCGTGACCAGCGCATCCAAGGCTCATCGCTGATGTTCCAACGCACGGATACACCAGGGAAGTAACCCCACTTGTTGTTCTTGCCAAACTTGGTTGTACCATCGGCACGCACGGTGAAGTCGGCGTTGTAACGGGTCTTATAAGAAATGTGGGTAGAGAATACACCACTCATACCGCGCCACTCGCCGTTGCTGGTTGACATGTTGCGGAGGTAAGCTGGCACCGTAGGTGAGCTTACGCCGTCTGGCAACTGGTTCTCGGTTACGTTCTGTCCGTAGCCGTTACCCTTGGTCATCTCCCATCGTCCCAGCATCGTCCAAGCCAGGTCGTTACCCAACCAAGGGGTGAAGATGAGCTGGTGGCGGGTGGTGAATGCCAGCGAGTTGTAGTCGTCCATCGCATAGCGGTTGTAGTTACCGTCCTCCCATCCTGCTGTAGAAAGGGTACCTGGATACCAGGTAGGGTTGCTCTTTGAATAGACATCGAGATAAACGCTTCCCTCGTAGTCGAGGCGTGTCTTGCGCTCCTCTGTACCCATCAGATAGTAGTTGAGCTTGAACTCAGGGTTGATACGATAGGTGGTCTCGTTGTCGTAAGCCAGGTTGGCGATGGCAACAGGGTTACCGATGCCGCGCACTGACTTCAACTGCTCTGAAGAAGTACCGCTCACGGTAGAACCTGCACCCTCCTTGCCTTCCGGCAGCATGATGTAGTATTCGTTGGTATCGTTGCCGTTGGCATCCTCACGGTAGATACTCATGTTAGGAGCCATCTGCAAAGCCTTGCCCAGAATGTTGTTACCGTAGTTCTTCTGGTTCTTGGTATAAGTAAGAGGGAACTCGGTAGAGAACTTGATGCGGTCGCTCACGTAGTAATCCAAACTCAAGCGGGTTGAGAAACGGTCGAGCTGCTGCTTGATGATGGTACCCAACTGGTGGTCGTAGTTGGCAGAGATACGGAAGGTAGCCTTTTCGCCACCACCCGAGATGGTGATACCATGTGTCTGGTTCCAACCCATCTTGCGCACTGCATCTACCCAGTCGGTATTGTCATTCCAGTTGTTGTATTCTGCCCAACTCTTGTTGTAGTTCAACTCGTTGATGTTGGTAGTGGCAGAAGGATTCTGTGTAGGATTGTACAACTCCTCCTTCATCAGCATGGTGTATTCATCACCGGTAAGCAGATTGTAACCATCTGGCTGCCAGGTGCCCTGGAGCATGAAGTTATAGTTGATGCGGATCTTTCCGCGCTTACCGCGCTTGGTCTTGATACTGATTACACCGTTGGCACCACGTGCACCCCAGATGGCGGTAGCGGCAGCATCCTTCAGGATGTCGATGCTCTCGATATCGTTCACGTTGATGGAAAGCAGAGAACTGTAGGTCTCCTCCGTAGCGGTTGACCAGTCGGTGTTCTCGGCACCCGGCACATCCATGATGTTGCCGTTAACTACGATCAGAGGCTCAGAAGAACCGTTGATGGTGGTTACACCACGCATACGCATGGTAGTACCGGCACCCAGGTTACCAGAGTTGGCCACGATATCGAGACCTGCAATCTGACCCTGCAGCGCCTCGTCGGCACTGGTAAAGGCAAGACCATCCACCTTGTTCATGTTCAAGGTCTGTGTAGCCACAGAAAGCTCGTTCTTAGGAATGCTCAAACCATCGCCACGGAAGCGCTGCTTGGCAACCACGGTAACTGCTTCAATCTGGTTCTCATCCTTCAGCTGGATTTCGAAGTTGGTTTGTGAGCCGATCACCTTAGAGTATGGCTTGTAACCCACGAAGGTGACAACGAGTTTGTGCTTTGGATTCTTCACTGTCAGCTGGAAGTTACCGTTCACGTCGGTAACAGTAGCGTTGACGTTACGGTTGTTGGCATCCTTCTCGATGACGTTACAGCCAATCACAGGACCAAACTCGTCGGATACAGTACCTGATACACGCTGCCCTTGGGCGGCGATGGTCATGGTGCTGCACAGGGCGGCTGCTGTAAGATATGTTCTTATATTGTTCATTATATTACATGCTTGATTGTGAATTTATTTGTAGTACTTCTGTCCGTGCTTCTGGGCATAGTACAAAGCGTTGAGGCGCTTGATGCTTGCCTTCTTGGCAGCTTCTGTGTTGCTGGCAAAGCGGTCGTCGTAGCGCTTGCTTTCGTTGATGCAGAGTGGCTCGGAAATCTCATGGATGGCAGTGAACGATGAGGTGTTGATCATCGACTTGTAGAAGGTGTAGTCACGAGTCATGTAGTTCACGAGCTTCTTGCTGTCGTTGCCATTAATGGTAATGGTGTTGCCGGCGATGTCGGTTACATGGAGCTTGTCGCTTCCACCGCTCACGTTCAGGCGCTTATATATGGTACCATCTACGCAGGATGTCTGGAAGCGGTACTTGCCGTTGGTTTCAGGAGCATCTCCGAAATCCACAGTGTTGTCGGCATAGAGCGCGAAGTCCTGGAAGTGGTAGCGGATGAAGTTTCTGATGGCCTCCACCATATCCTTTGCCTTTGCCTTGGCTGCCAACTGCTGGTCGCTTGAACCATGTTCTGCCTCGGCGAGCACCTGCTGCACCTGCTCCCAGGTAGGAAGACCGCGCTTGAAGGCTTCGTCCATAGCTTCGTTGTTTGGGGCATACAGCGTGTAGTTGTATGTGTTGAAGAACGCTACGTTGTAATCGAGGCAGTCGTACTGCTTGTTCGTGTTGATGTTTGCATCAAACTGGTTGGTGAACACGGTGAACTGCTTCTGCTCGCTTGATTTTATACCGATGTTGGTAAGGATAGAGCTCAAGTCGGCTGGCATACACAATTCCATGAACTTGCTGAACTGGCTGTGGTTGTTCAAGCAGCCGAATACGCTGGTTTGTGGAGCCTGAATCACGCGGTTGATGACGAAGGTGCTACCATTGCTGTAGTCGGTAGTGGCTTCCTTGATTTCTGAAGCTGGCAAAGCGAAGTTCATGCCTGCCATGCCGTTGATCTGAGCACCGCTCTTCACGGTAGCGCCAACGCCTGTACCGCTGATTTCGATTTCACCGCCATGCTTGGTCTTGTAGAATCTGTTCTTGCCGAACTTCTCGCCCTGTGCAAGAGATACGGTGTGATAGTTCAGAATATCAATCAGTCGGTCGGTCACCTCACCCACTGTTACGATGGTTGAATCTTCGCTGATGGAACCATTGGTAGGGTTGTACTTGAAGGCAGATGCCGAGATGATATTGTCCTTGTTCACATCTTTATAATAGAAGTGGAGCACTCGAGGACCTTCCTTGTAGTTCTTGCCCAGGGAAACCGGATCTACATAGTAGAAATCGGTAGATACACCCTTACCGCCGCAGAAAGCGTGGTTGTCTGGCAGGAACAGCGCATAGTTGGCTGTGCTGGCACGCAGGTAGGCATAGAAGTTCACCTTCAGGTTGCTCTTGTCCTGGA
The Segatella copri DNA segment above includes these coding regions:
- a CDS encoding SusC/RagA family TonB-linked outer membrane protein, whose product is MNNIRTYLTAAALCSTMTIAAQGQRVSGTVSDEFGPVIGCNVIEKDANNRNVNATVTDVNGNFQLTVKNPKHKLVVTFVGYKPYSKVIGSQTNFEIQLKDENQIEAVTVVAKQRFRGDGLSIPKNELSVATQTLNMNKVDGLAFTSADEALQGQIAGLDIVANSGNLGAGTTMRMRGVTTINGSSEPLIVVNGNIMDVPGAENTDWSTATEETYSSLLSINVNDIESIDILKDAAATAIWGARGANGVISIKTKRGKRGKIRINYNFMLQGTWQPDGYNLLTGDEYTMLMKEELYNPTQNPSATTNINELNYNKSWAEYNNWNDNTDWVDAVRKMGWNQTHGITISGGGEKATFRISANYDHQLGTIIKQQLDRFSTRLSLDYYVSDRIKFSTEFPLTYTKNQKNYGNNILGKALQMAPNMSIYREDANGNDTNEYYIMLPEGKEGAGSTVSGTSSEQLKSVRGIGNPVAIANLAYDNETTYRINPEFKLNYYLMGTEERKTRLDYEGSVYLDVYSKSNPTWYPGTLSTAGWEDGNYNRYAMDDYNSLAFTTRHQLIFTPWLGNDLAWTMLGRWEMTKGNGYGQNVTENQLPDGVSSPTVPAYLRNMSTSNGEWRGMSGVFSTHISYKTRYNADFTVRADGTTKFGKNNKWGYFPGVSVRWNISDEPWMRWSRNVLSMLAVRPSWGVNGKAPSSEYLQYAKYVSGNIYGNGTTTLPATKVDGLQLVDLKWEKTTSWNLGANLGLFDDKLEADFNYYYKKTNDLLNSGVSIASQTGFAKLAWKNIGSMENKGWELNIQGNRFIKAGKFSMSASFNVAQNFNKITEMDPTVLDGINEDWTADSRGKYFKRIQVGNALGSIFGLRAHGVYQYTYDYLTNLRRQNNWSNSQLVDYINNEFLPAGKTAPVALNKEGKVITGSDGSPLRMTYNSSNGSETYKFDGGDVIYEDVNKDGTINSLDMVYLGNSNPKFSGGFGFTFNYGDWSLRTNFVFRTGFKVVNFARMGLEKMYDTTNQSSAVNWRWRKNGDQTEIPRALYNYGYNWLGSDRYVEDASFLRFSYVSLSYNVPKTFLKQFGLNQMRFDLSGQNIFVWSKYSGTDPEHANSGWNFASDNSQTPRSKSFTLRMTLGI